A region of Hippoglossus stenolepis isolate QCI-W04-F060 chromosome 7, HSTE1.2, whole genome shotgun sequence DNA encodes the following proteins:
- the ganabb gene encoding neutral alpha-glucosidase AB isoform X3 yields MACVFVLWLVVCLSGTWAVDKGNFKTCDQSAFCKRQRALKPGESPYRALLETMELTNTRLTLQLINDNNKVRLLLELYRLQGNITRVKINELKPLKPRYEVPDVLIREPPTEPLSLLSQDENGVVLSLGVESQRVIVSAQPFRLDIMEGHEVLMSLNSRGLLAFEHLRMRKDTFSYKVTSTVASVWDNIKRVFTSQAEPEAEKKEEADAANQAETAKEEEKEEEEKVEDGMWEETFKSHSDGKPNGPSAVSLDFSLPGVEHVYGIPEHADTLRLKTTDNGDPYRLYNLDVFQYELYNPMALYGAVPVMLAHNAQRTTGIFWLNAAETWVDISSNTAGKTVFGKMLDYVQGSSETPQTDVRWISESGIIDVFIMLGPTPKDVFSQYASLTGTQSFPPLTSLGYHQCRWNYNDQEDVQSVDAGFDEHDIPYDFIWLDIEHTDGKRYFTWDPHKFATPKEMLQGIMDKKRKMVAIVDPHIKVDSNYKIHNEIRSRSFYIKNKDGGDYEGWCWPGSAGYPDFTRADMRAWWASMFAYDQYEGSMENLYTWNDMNEPSVFNGPEVTMHKDAMHGAWEHRDVHNIYGFYVQMATAEGLIQRSGGVERPFVLTRAFFAGSQRYGAVWTGDNAAEWEHLKISIPMCLSLGLVGISFCGADVGGFFKTPSTELLVRWYQTGAYQPFFRAHAHLDTPRREPWLFGPENTALIRDAVRQRYTLLPYWYLQFYHAHHTGQPVMRPLWVEYPQDPATFALDDEFLIGRDLLVHPVTEEGARGVTAYLPGKDEVWFDVNTFQKHNGAQSLYIPVTMSSIPVFQRGGSIIARKLRVRRSSSCMDHDPYTLYVALNPQRTAEGELYIDDGHTFNYEKKEFIHRRLSFVNNILSSVDLAPDAHFTTLSWIERVIILGASKPSKVTLKTADGQESQIEFEFDASMSVLTLRKPGMNLGAAWTVALQ; encoded by the exons ATGGCGTGTGTCTTCGTGCTGTGGCTGGTTGTGTGCCTCAGTGGGACCTGGGCTGTGGACAAGGGCAACTTCAAGACCTGTGACCAGAGTGCCTTCTGCAA GCGTCAGCGAGCGTTGAAGCCCGGTGAGTCTCCCTATCGAGCCCTGCTGGAGACCATGGAGCTGACCAACACCAGGCTCACTCTGCAGCTCATCAATGACAACAACAAG GTGCGTCTGTTGCTCGAGCTCTACCGTCTCCAGGGAAACATAACAAGGGTGAAGATTAACGAGCTGAAGCCGCTGAAGCCTCGCTACGAGGTCCCAGACGTGCTCATCAGGGAACCGCCCACGGAGCC cctGTCTCTCTTGTCTCAGGACGAGAACGGGGTGGTGCTGTCCCTGGGGGTGGAGTCTCAGAGGGTCATCGTTAGCGCCCAGCCCTTTCGACTGGACATCATGGAGGGACATGAAGTGCTGATGTCGCTGAACTCACGCGGCCTGTTGGCGTTCGAGCACCTGAGGATGCGCAAGGACAC TTTCTCCTATAAAGTAACTAGCACAGTGGCTAGCGTGTGGGATAATATCAAGAGGGTATTCACTAG TCAAGCAGAGCCAGAGgctgagaagaaagaagaggctGATGCGGCTAACCAGGCCGAG ACcgcaaaagaagaagaaaaagaagaagaagaaaaagtagaAGATGGGATGTGGGAGGAAACATTTAAGTCGCACTCGGACGGCAAACCTAATG GTCCATCTGCTGTTAGTTTAGACTTCTCATTGCCGGGGGTGGAGCACGTCTACGGCATCCCAGAACACGCTGACACCCTCAGGCTCAAAACAACAGA TAATGGAGATCCATATCGGCTCTACAACCTGGATGTGTTCCAGTATGAGCTGTATAATCCTATGGCCCTTTACGGGGCCGTCCCTGTTATGTTGGCTCACAATGCCCAGCGGACCACAGGCATCTTCTGGCTCAATGCTGCTGAAACCTGGGTGGACATCAGCTCCAACACAGCTGGAAAG ACTGTGTTTGGGAAAATGCTGGATTATGTTCAGGGCTCCAGTGAGACACCACAGACCGATGTGCGTTGGATCTCTGAAAGCGGCATCATTGACGTCTTCATTATGCTCGGACCAACACCcaaagatgttttctctcaGTATGCCTCCCTGACAG GAACCCAGTCCTTCCCTCCCTTGACTTCCCTGGGCTACCACCAGTGCCGCTGGAACTACAATGACCAGGAAGATGTGCAGTCGGTAGATGCAGGCTTTGATGAGCACGACATCCCCTATGACTTCATCTGGCTTGATATTGAGCACACAGATGGGAAGCGCTACTTCACCTGGGATCCACACAAGTTTGCGACTCCAAAGGAAATGCTGCAGGGCATCATGGACAAGAAACGCAAG ATGGTGGCCATTGTGGACCCTCATATCAAAGTAGACAGCAACTACAAGATCCATAATGAAATACGTTCTCGGAGTTTCTACATCAAGAATAAAGATGGTGGAGACTATGAGGGCTGGTGCTGGCCTG GTAGCGCCGGTTATCCAGATTTCACCCGTGCAGACATGAGGGCTTGGTGGGCCAGCATGTTTGCCTACGACCAGTATGAG GGTTCCATGGAGAACCTGTACACGTGGAATGACATGAATGAGCCATCTGTCTTCAACGGGCCAGAGGTCACCATGCACAAGGATGCAATGCACGGAGCCTGGGAGCACCGGGATGTGCACAACATCTATGGCTTCTATGTG CAAATGGCCACAGCGGAGGGTCTGATCCAGAGGTCGGGAGGAGTTGAGCGACCGTTTGTCCTGACCAGAGCTTTCTTTGCTGGGTCACAGCGTTATG gtgcCGTGTGGACAGGAGATAATGCTGCTGAGTGGGAACATCTCAAGATCTCTATCCCCATGTGTCTGAGTCTGGGCCTGGTTGGAATCTCTTTCTGTGGTG CTGACGTTGGTGGCTTCTTCAAGACACCGAGCACCGAGCTGCTAGTGCGTTGGTACCAGACGGGGGCGTATCAGCCATTCTTCAGGGCCCACGCCCACCTGGACACTCCTCGCCGTGAGCCCTGGCTGTTTGGTCCAGAAAACACAGCGCTAATTCGGGATGCAGTGCGCCAGCGCTACACCCTCCTGCCTTACTGGTACCTGCAATTCTACCACGCACACCACACCGGACAACCTGTCATGAG ACCACTGTGGGTGGAATATCCTCAGGATCCCGCTACTTTCGCTCTGGATGATGAGTTCCTGATCG GGAGAGACTTGTTAGTGCACCCTGTTACTGAGGAGGGAGCCAGGGGAGTCACCGCCTACCTGCCTGGTAAAGACGAG GTCTGGTTTGATGTCAACACCTTCCAGAAGCACAACGGAGCCCAGAGCCTTTACATCCCTGTCACCATGAGTTCT atCCCTGTTTTCCAGCGTGGTGGCTCCATTATTGCCAGGAAGCTTCGCGTTCGCAGGTCCTCCTCCTGCATGGACCATGATCCGTACACTCTATATGTGGCTCTTAACCCCCAG AGAACTGCAGAGGGTGAGCTCTACATAGACGACGGCCACACATTCAACTATGAAAAGAAGGAGTTCATCCACAGGAGGCTCTCCTTCGTCAACAACATTCTCTCTTCTGT TGATCTTGCTCCAGATGCCCATTTTACTACCCTCTCCTGGATTGAACGTGTTATCATACTGGGAGCCAGTAAGCCCAGCAAGGTTACCCTGAAAACTGCTG atgGTCAGGAGAGCCAGATTGAGTTCGAGTTTGACGCGTCCATGTCTGTGTTGACGCTGCGCAAGCCCGGCATGAACTTGGGGGCAGCCTGGACCGTGGCTCTTCAGTAA